From the genome of Carassius gibelio isolate Cgi1373 ecotype wild population from Czech Republic chromosome B10, carGib1.2-hapl.c, whole genome shotgun sequence, one region includes:
- the LOC127966334 gene encoding acetyl-CoA acetyltransferase, mitochondrial → MQFSIAIMTSCALYSTRTHMCRHLAHKYLSRTYSTRPSLNEVVIVSAVRTPIGSFRGSLSTVPATKLGSIAIKGAIEKAGIPFEEVKEVYMGNVLQAGEGQAPTRQALLGAGLPLSTPATTINKVCASGMKSIMMAAQSLMCGHQDVMVAGGMESMSQVPYVMAREAPPYGGVKMEDLIVKDGLTDVYNKFHMGSCAENTAKNSGISREEQDAFAINSYSRSKAAWESGVLAKEVVPVSIPQKGKPDIVVKEDEEYRKVDFSKVPKLKAVFQKENGTVTAANASTLNDGAAALVLMTADAAKRLNITPLAKIIAFADAAVAPIDFPIAPAFAVPKVLKAAGVKKEDIAMWEINEAFSVVVLANIKMLDIDPNKVNINGGAVSLGHPIGMSGARIVGHMVHNLKSGQYGLAGICNGGGGASSILIQKY, encoded by the exons ATGCAGTTTTCCATCGCGATCATGACTTCCTGTGCTCTTTAcagtacacgcacacacatgtgCAGACATCTG GCACATAAATATCTGAGCAGGACCTACAGCACACGACCATCTCTAAAT GAAGTCGTCATCGTCAGTGCAGTCAGGACTCCCATTGGGTCTTTCAGAGGAAGCCTTTCCACAGTCCCTGCCACTAAACTGGGATCCATTGCTATTAAAGGAGCCATTGAGAAAGCAG GAATTCCTTTTGAGGAGGTGAAAGAAGTTTATATGGGCAATGTGTTGCAGGCAGGAGAAGGACAAGCACCAACCAGACAGGCTCTACTGGGTGCAG GCCTCCCTCTCTCCACTCCGGCAACTACCATCAATAAAGTATGTGCTTCTGGGATGAAGTCCATCATGATGGCCGCTCAGAGTCTCATGTGTGGGCATCAG GATGTTATGGTTGCTGGTGGAATGGAAAGCATGTCTCAGGTTCCTTATGTGATGGCCAGAGAAGCGCCCCCTTATGGTGGAGTTAAGATGGAGGATCTGATCGTTAAGGACGGGTTGACAGACGTCTACAACAAGTTCCACATG GGCAGCtgtgctgaaaatacagccaaGAATAGCGGTATCTCCAGGGAGGAGCAGGACGCATTTGCTATTAACTCATACAGCCGCAGCAAAGCAGCATGGGAGTCTGGCGTACTGGCCAAGGAAGTGGTTCCCGTAAGCATCCCTCAGAAAG GAAAACCAGACATCGTTGTGAAGGAAGATGAAGAATATAGGAAGGTTGACTTCAGCAAAGTCCCCAAACTGAAGGCTGTGTTCCAGAAAGAGAACG GCACAGTGACGGCAGCCAACGCTAGTACGCTGAACGATGGCGCGGCGGCTCTCGTGCTCATGACAGCAGATGCGGCAAAGAGGCTCAACATCACACCACTTGCAAAGATCATTG CTTTTGCTGATGCTGCTGTGGCCCCCATCGATTTCCCTATCGCTCCAGCCTTCGCTGTCCCAAAG GTCCTGAAGGCAGCCGGTGTAAAGAAAGAGGACATTGCCATGTGGGAGATCAATGAGGCCTTCAGTGTCGTGGTGCTGGCCAACATCAAGATGTTAGACATTGACCCCAACAAAGTCAATATCAATGGAGGAGCAGTTTCGCTCGGACATCCAATTGG AATGTCAGGGGCGAGAATCGTAGGACACATGGTACACAATCTGAAATCTGGGCAGTACGGACTGGCGGGAATCTGCAACGGAGGAGGCGGCGCCTCTTCTATTCTGATCCAGAAATATTAG
- the LOC127966336 gene encoding transmembrane protease serine 11B-like protein: MYFTAPRDCYVTGWGSLFSGGSSSQMLQEAKIQLIDRTTCNSRAVYNGQITDTMICAGKLEGGVDSCERTMFARFTSRSPFYPNSQLLLMLLWPPSISLSLQPSLSPRS, from the exons ATGTACTTCACTGCTCCACGGGATTGTTACGTCACTGGATGGGGGTCACTGTTTAGTGGAG GATCTTCATCACAAATGCTACAAGAAGCCAAAATCCAGCTAATCGACAGAACGACTTGCAACAGCCGAGCAGTGTATAACGGACAAATCACAGACACCATGATCTGTGCTGGCAAGCTGGAGGGTGGCGTGGACTCCTGTGAG agaacTATGTTTGCTAGATTCACATCTAGATCACCATTTTATCCTAATTCACAGCTTTTGCTGATGCTGCTGTGGCCCCCATCGATTTCCCTATCGCTCCAGCCTTCGCTGTCCCCAAG GTCCTGA